In the Pedobacter cryoconitis genome, CGGATAAAGTATTGGCCTATACTGGCCTGTCCGCCATCCAGGTTGATAACTTTAATTTTCATTAACTTTTTTCCGGGACTCTGGCCATTGAAGAAGATCTCAAAAATCAAATGGTAAAAGACGAAGACAATACCATAAAAAACAAACAGACCGATAAATATCCCATTCCACCTGGGAATAGAAATAACACCAATAAAAAAAACAATCAATAAAAGTACTGCGATCAGCAGACCAAAATCTATCATTCTTGCCGCTATACGTTCGCCTAAACCAGCAACAGGATAGTCAATATCCACATGCTGAGTGGTGTTCACCTTTATTGTTTCCATAAAAAACAAATATAATATTGATATTTAATTAATTATTGCAAAATCACTTTTTGTCAGTATTTTAACCGAAAATTAGATTCGCTATGAGGGAGGCCTTGTTCGTTAAACAGAATTCCGAAAAATGGAGGGCCTATGAGCATTCATCTGCTACTCATCCGGATGAAATCGCAGACCGTTTTATCGAGATCACCAATGATCTTTCTTATGCCAGGACCTTCTATCCCAAATCTAAAACGACCAGTTACCTGAATGGTTTAGCTTCCACACTGCACCAATCCATTTATAAGAATAAGAAAGAAGACAAAAACAGGTTTGTAAATTTCTGGAAATATGAATTGCCTGTACTTTTCTATACTTACCGGATGCAGTTGTTATATGCTTTCTTGTTTTTTATAATTTCAGCTTCCATAGGGGTGCTGTCAGCAAAATATGATGATCAGTTTATCAGACTGATCCTGGGTGATAGTTATGTCAATATGACCAATGAGAACATTAATAAAGGTGATCCTTTTGGGGTATACAAGCAAACTTCCGAATTCCCGATGTTCTTTTCTATCGCAGCAAATAATATTTATGTATCCCTTTTGATGTTTGTAAGCGGTATATTTTTATCCATCGCCCCGATTTTCTACCTGTTGCAAAACGGTGTCATGCTGGGTTCTTTTGAATATTATTTCTTTAGCAGAGGCCTGGGTATAGAGTCTATCCTGGTCATCTGGATTCATGGAACTTTAGAGATTTCGGCCATTATTATTGCTGGAGCTGCAGGACTGGTTCTTGGACATGGCCTGCTTTTCCCAAAAACATATACACGCTTTCAAGCCTTTAAGCAAAGTGCTAAAGATGGGACCAAGATCGCATTGGGCATTGTCCCGATCCTGTTGGTTGCTGCCTTTTTTGAAGGCTTTATTACCCGGCACACAGAAATGCCGGTATGGCTCAGCACTGCTATTTTAGCCTTGTCGCTTATTTTTATTATCTGGTATGTCATTCTATATCCATTAACCCTCTCCAAACGTAATCACGCCCACAAAAATGTCTGAAAAAGTAGAATTCAAAAAGCTCCGTGAGTTCGGAGAGATTATTAACGATACCATCCGGTTCTTCAAAGAGAATTTCAAACCCTTGTTAAAAGTGTTCGTCTATTTTTGCGGTGTATTTATTGTAGCTGGAATGGTTGCAACAATTTTCCAGCAGATGGGCATGCAGCATGCAATCAGAAATTTCGGTTCAGTGAGTACGTATGCCAGGTTAACCGGCCTGCTATCTGTCACTTATTTTTTTGTCGTGCTGATCGGAATGTTTGGATATACAGCTTTAAATGTTTCCATCTTCAGCTTCGTAGCACTATATATAGAGAAAGGAAATGTCGCTCCTACGGTTGAAGAGGTATGGGGTTATTTCAAGTATTATTTTCTCCGGGTTTTTGGCAGTAACGTCGTTCTTGGTTTATTACTGATAGCTGGGTTTTGCTTGTGTTTAATTCCTGGCTTCTACTTATTCCCGATTATATCATTAATGATCCCCATTATGATTTTTGAGAATGCAAGTCTGGGTTATTCATTTAGCCATGCCTTCAAATTATTAAGAGAACAGTGGTGGAATACTGCAGCAACGTTATTTGTGCTTTGGATCATTACTTATGCAAGTTCCTCTTTTGCTTCTTTACCTGCGATTATTTTAACCATGGTGAGCGCAATGACCAATGGGCCAAAAGGATTAGGCACGAGTGTAAT is a window encoding:
- a CDS encoding stage II sporulation protein M; amino-acid sequence: MREALFVKQNSEKWRAYEHSSATHPDEIADRFIEITNDLSYARTFYPKSKTTSYLNGLASTLHQSIYKNKKEDKNRFVNFWKYELPVLFYTYRMQLLYAFLFFIISASIGVLSAKYDDQFIRLILGDSYVNMTNENINKGDPFGVYKQTSEFPMFFSIAANNIYVSLLMFVSGIFLSIAPIFYLLQNGVMLGSFEYYFFSRGLGIESILVIWIHGTLEISAIIIAGAAGLVLGHGLLFPKTYTRFQAFKQSAKDGTKIALGIVPILLVAAFFEGFITRHTEMPVWLSTAILALSLIFIIWYVILYPLTLSKRNHAHKNV